The Phycisphaeraceae bacterium genome includes a window with the following:
- a CDS encoding DUF3482 domain-containing protein has translation MHEVPTFVVVGHPNKGKSSVVAALTQDDSVRIAPRSGTTTQSEAFDVTIDDRVIYRLVDTPGFQRPRRALSWMREHASTAADRPDAVRAFLTQHAGTGVMDEECALLQPLIDGGLAVYVVDGSVPYGPEYEDEMEILRWTGRPGLGLVNPIRSSEHLDSWITALRQFLGVVCVFNPVEADYRVRIDVLNQFGTIASAHDGPAITDSLSLLEADRERAHQRAARTLAEWVARALTERVEQLLGKDAIVTACEPELRDQYQEQLREAEKRCRSEVERVYRHRRLERTEEALAFNEGDLFAADRWYLWGLDRRQMLTTLGASGVTAGAAGGVVVDVGLGGSSLAAGAVIGSMIGGASGLWAGLRYSDRLADVRLGPVKLAGRRAIYGPSTNPNLPFVVLGRALAHHRVVARWSHARREVMAIEPESAEAIWHEPAFDAVRRDLEIAFRKIRSTRGDDAAIQRLSGLLKPLLSLTDSYQD, from the coding sequence ATGCATGAGGTGCCGACCTTTGTCGTGGTGGGACATCCCAACAAGGGCAAATCGAGTGTGGTGGCGGCATTGACCCAGGACGACTCCGTGCGCATTGCCCCGAGGTCGGGGACGACGACCCAGAGCGAAGCATTCGATGTGACGATCGATGATCGCGTCATCTACCGGCTCGTGGATACGCCCGGTTTCCAACGCCCAAGACGCGCCCTGAGCTGGATGCGTGAACACGCATCGACCGCAGCGGATCGCCCGGATGCTGTGCGTGCGTTTCTCACACAGCACGCTGGCACAGGCGTGATGGATGAAGAATGCGCACTGCTTCAACCCCTCATAGACGGCGGGCTGGCGGTCTATGTTGTCGATGGCTCCGTGCCCTACGGGCCGGAGTACGAAGACGAAATGGAAATTCTCCGATGGACCGGACGCCCCGGACTGGGCCTCGTCAACCCGATACGAAGCAGCGAGCACCTCGACTCGTGGATCACGGCTCTTCGTCAGTTTCTCGGCGTGGTGTGTGTCTTCAATCCCGTCGAAGCCGACTACCGGGTACGCATCGATGTGCTCAATCAGTTCGGCACCATCGCCTCCGCTCACGATGGCCCCGCCATCACCGACAGCTTATCACTGCTCGAAGCGGATCGAGAGCGAGCGCACCAGCGGGCGGCACGGACCCTTGCCGAGTGGGTCGCCAGGGCTTTGACCGAACGCGTCGAGCAGCTGCTTGGCAAAGACGCCATCGTGACGGCGTGCGAGCCCGAGTTGCGCGATCAGTACCAAGAACAGCTACGCGAGGCTGAGAAGCGTTGTCGAAGTGAGGTGGAGCGGGTCTATCGACACCGGCGACTTGAACGGACCGAAGAGGCGCTCGCTTTTAACGAAGGTGACCTGTTTGCCGCCGATCGGTGGTACCTCTGGGGCCTGGATCGTCGGCAGATGCTGACGACACTCGGGGCTTCGGGTGTGACGGCCGGAGCGGCGGGTGGTGTCGTCGTGGATGTCGGACTGGGCGGCAGTTCGCTTGCAGCGGGGGCCGTCATCGGCTCGATGATCGGCGGGGCGTCGGGGCTCTGGGCGGGCCTGCGGTACAGCGACCGACTGGCCGATGTCCGACTCGGGCCGGTCAAACTAGCTGGCCGCCGGGCGATCTACGGCCCATCGACCAACCCGAATCTGCCCTTTGTTGTGCTCGGACGCGCATTGGCCCATCACCGAGTTGTGGCCCGCTGGTCCCATGCTCGCCGAGAGGTCATGGCCATCGAGCCCGAATCGGCCGAGGCCATTTGGCACGAGCCCGCGTTCGACGCCGTCCGGCGTGACCTCGAAATCGCCTTTAGAAAGATTCGCTCGACCAGAGGGGATGATGCCGCCATTCAACGGCTCTCAGGTCTTCTGAAGCCACTTTTATCCCTGACAGACTCCTATCAGGACTAG
- a CDS encoding peptidylprolyl isomerase → MSRWNKKLHRDEPAFGYGIPAPLERLEDRLLLTVDVSNPISDFTVAAQLNDQSVDLFNVFTDPDAIYRFTLTNSVGTANDFFDVDLFETQTPITVANFRAYADSGDWVNTLIHRAVSGFIIQGGGFNINPASDAIGDVTSRGQIQNEPGISNTRGTIAMAKVGGNPNSATSEWFFNLGDNSANLDNQNGGFTAFGEVLGDGMDVIDAIAALNRAVIAELPTDTNNPSNPLVPVLDDTANPVLDDTNLISFSSIREALTFTVLSSDPSIVSASIDADGILTLDYNDAAKGEATITVTATDVNGNDTEEQFIVTTEASTRPDLAVQSVTDDIATQISPDVTTDGTINVTIENLGDVDVPEGTEIPIGAVLRPVGNTNDSQDIIIGTSIVTVGSGDLTSLGGTLSGSIPISIPAATNVDEYEIRVVLDTLDVIDEPNETNNDQVSSTVTIANNTDLSPTSVTASLSSSGGFYTQTGNLTGTASVTILNRGLDLTGTTTIEVGFAFRPLNATDDTQDIDLGSVNVDLVDLDLGNTQTLTGLALTIPDLLPIGSFVLVAKVNQNDTPAEDNTNNNEAETSATVFTVQAGRDLSISLDTNDLPSTITRGTGTPATADITVINVLESLDAGQEVAVQFLLRLVGAIDNTGDISVGTHDLTLGALDFLGTESFTDLDITVPADAAVGAYNLVAVIDSNDALGEFNENNNEAVDAGVVTIVAEERLSSVITATTLPVSLPYQREFVAEVTLSITNNGVIIPAGQDINVDFFLRSSSGDTAPIGSVLIDQLDGLATGDTQVFENLQVTIPSSIDITGQGVIDLAPNEALAFELIANVDTGSVLDSEPREADNVGFIGFTVINRADLAVVLDSFTGITDGQIVNNSVGASGTVTFDIRNNGINTPGSSFDEVPYHVVLRPTGGGLDRVISDPTLTINLEALAPNAVETITDLDFSVPDDIAPGEYQLIVTVNSENATSDEANDVNNEVILATITVDAPDLTATITGTTLPAAIPQADSPGTVTVDLINNGLDVGSSVNIDVEVFLRPTTGPDISIGTATGIAIDGLATGSPQSEVINVNIPASQDLGEYTLVVVVDTGDAVTETDETNNAVTGDTITIADAPDLTGAITATSLPLVLDQSATAGTVTVDLINNGLTVGNPVAIDVEIFLRSADDSGDISIGTSTGIDISDLTAGSPQSAVISINIPAALALGTYTLVVAVDTGDSVAETDETNNTVTGSTITIADGPDLTATITGSTLPTAVDQAATAGTITIDLINNGVVLGNPVVIDIQVALRPTSAVDDSNDITIGSSLALDVSDLAAGTPLGELINVTIPAMTAPDDYILIVKIDTGDDVAETSEVNNTVTGDTITVNAPDLTGQFTAVSGFERFLVLGADDTGNSVTLRIDNAFLAIPSATTIDVSIVLRPSAATDASGDVLLNTDTIDISSLAAGGSTTPTVISADITGNPSTLPVGDYRVIAILDTGDAVTEQDETNNLVIGPTVTIVLGPDLTGTLSQPVVSGFIDGAGGTITTTLSLTIGLIDVPGGQSDITVTFGLRAESDPGTGPFVTLGTTTVVIAGETVGTVIDTVVNLTLNSSTAVGLYEVVGFIDSSTTALTDPGDLTEENETNNIASGAFITVGEPTVVSGNEIADITTNASAGNQTINLFDVFDHGSNLYRTTLLNTLAGQADSFFIQLFDAQAPNTVLNFLNYVERGDFNSSFFQRLASGFVLQAGGFTFDTISDRPIRVQTDDPVDNEPGISNTRGTLAMAKVADDPNSATSQWFINLSDDNAGVDAITTPNGLDFQNGGFTVFGQVIKGSMDLIDAIADRTPSDLSNTLGSDVFSETPLIDSALPGGLEDNLFIFESLNEDLAFSLSNDNPAVVNAVIDNVTGELTLDFVNGGSGTATITVTATDSDGLTAQDTFTITTSAEPDLSGVITNTTLDPDERLPVGRTHNFNASVELTNPSATALSASQQVAVTFVLRPEGSPVSLNDIILRTLIVNVSNLAPSATTALNNVRLTIPEFIPQDRYELLAIIDSSSDLAESNETNNTASAGAGINTIIELDQPAFDLGIAFGSALDLPSTTLTSGDGTRIRVPIEIINLGNDRIPNRATTFASFYARPSGSAGSSEDILLTVNRSSFIRVNASSLNPGQSRRINTTIELPPDMPIDDYRIIAVLDPLVGVFDPTTGEFRSESNLTDTAFTNNEVVSIGTIDVVTGSVDFSASIRRETLPDTTLAAESIRATVSVDLTNVGNIRSANGATATIEVRAILGSTEVVLGSAENVRLPAIKPGQSRTINVRLDLPDGLPQSMTMSSETWTIEAEIVELNGITDDNPSNDTTDFTIEVANRAVDLTIALDDTTVPASAIGGGDGSPIRVRATVTNEGSDLVPAGSSVEVRVYASTDGDPANTDNVLLPSHNRLQDGTIVNLSNLRPGQSKRVNLTVAVPPGTNTNMLDDGNYFLIVEVDSLDEVEESDGTPASTVAEDNNTDTSAGTIAIVNGAVDMVASLDRVSLPPAVLRSQSFRGSLRVIIENTGTTALAAGQKVDIEIQIVRISGGSAVTRVIGTAENVSVSRLDAARSISRNVRISSDGLPSDGVYEVRAVINPQTSIDEDNTDNNTSALDQDGSTVSMVVLGDEYKDISLAYGSRFSLPTSTVIAGSNTRLSIPVELTNLGNVNFDRGATATLTYFARPISGASDGSDDYRLSLTNNQTSLTTSISNLRPGQVKNANANVTLPGGMPTGNYTIIVEATATGERTSNLPYAGAPSVLGNNRLTSTTRLTVLNDNTTDLAISATTNGFDSTTPLVGTITAIISNVGSTRIAANQLIDLQVIATNNATTAQTTLLTVQDVSIASLASGSSLDRALAINASALATGTYTIELIGTPKPSLIETSSSNNRTTVFSDFNRA, encoded by the coding sequence ATGAGCCGTTGGAATAAGAAGTTGCACCGAGATGAACCCGCGTTCGGCTACGGCATCCCAGCCCCCCTTGAACGACTCGAGGACCGGCTGTTGCTGACGGTTGACGTCAGCAACCCGATCAGCGATTTCACGGTAGCGGCGCAACTCAATGACCAGTCAGTCGATCTCTTTAATGTCTTTACCGATCCCGACGCGATCTACCGCTTCACACTCACCAACTCCGTCGGCACAGCCAATGATTTCTTCGACGTGGACCTGTTTGAGACCCAGACACCGATCACGGTCGCTAACTTCCGGGCCTACGCCGACAGCGGAGACTGGGTGAACACGCTGATTCACCGGGCTGTATCTGGCTTCATCATCCAAGGCGGTGGGTTCAACATCAACCCGGCATCTGATGCTATCGGTGATGTCACGAGCCGGGGACAGATTCAGAACGAACCAGGCATCTCCAACACGCGTGGCACGATCGCCATGGCTAAAGTTGGCGGGAACCCTAACTCAGCCACGAGCGAGTGGTTCTTCAACCTCGGAGATAACTCGGCAAACCTGGATAACCAGAATGGCGGCTTCACCGCTTTCGGTGAGGTTCTCGGTGACGGCATGGATGTCATTGATGCCATCGCGGCTTTGAATCGCGCTGTGATCGCCGAGTTGCCTACCGATACCAACAATCCTTCAAATCCTCTAGTCCCTGTCCTTGATGACACCGCCAACCCCGTCCTCGACGACACCAACCTCATCAGCTTCTCGTCCATCCGTGAGGCTTTGACCTTCACTGTTCTTAGTTCCGATCCGAGCATCGTCTCCGCCTCGATCGACGCTGATGGCATTCTAACCCTCGACTACAACGACGCTGCGAAAGGTGAGGCAACCATCACCGTTACGGCGACCGACGTGAATGGCAACGATACTGAAGAGCAGTTCATCGTCACCACCGAGGCGTCGACGAGGCCGGACCTGGCCGTCCAGAGCGTGACCGATGACATCGCCACGCAGATCAGCCCCGATGTCACGACCGATGGCACCATCAATGTCACGATCGAGAACCTCGGCGACGTCGATGTGCCCGAGGGCACCGAGATCCCCATCGGCGCCGTGCTCCGCCCCGTGGGCAACACTAATGACAGCCAAGACATCATCATCGGCACGTCCATCGTCACCGTTGGATCGGGCGACCTGACTTCCCTGGGGGGCACCCTCTCCGGCAGTATTCCCATCTCGATCCCTGCGGCAACGAACGTTGATGAGTATGAGATTCGGGTGGTCCTGGACACACTCGATGTCATCGATGAACCCAATGAAACTAACAACGATCAGGTCTCCAGCACGGTCACGATCGCCAACAACACCGACCTCAGCCCCACATCGGTGACCGCCTCGCTCTCCAGCAGTGGGGGCTTCTACACCCAGACCGGCAATCTGACCGGCACTGCCAGCGTCACCATCCTCAATCGTGGCCTCGACCTCACGGGAACCACGACCATCGAGGTCGGCTTTGCCTTTCGGCCATTGAATGCGACCGATGACACCCAGGACATCGACCTGGGAAGCGTGAATGTTGACCTCGTGGACCTCGATCTCGGGAACACGCAGACCCTCACTGGCCTGGCGTTGACGATCCCTGATCTGCTCCCCATCGGCTCGTTTGTCCTGGTGGCCAAAGTCAACCAGAACGATACGCCCGCTGAGGACAACACGAACAACAACGAGGCAGAGACTTCAGCGACGGTCTTTACGGTCCAGGCGGGCCGCGACTTGTCGATCAGCCTCGACACCAACGACTTGCCCTCAACGATCACTCGCGGGACCGGCACGCCTGCAACAGCGGACATCACCGTCATCAACGTCCTCGAAAGCCTCGATGCTGGACAGGAAGTCGCGGTCCAGTTCTTGCTCCGTCTGGTCGGCGCGATCGACAACACTGGCGACATCAGTGTTGGCACTCATGACCTCACCCTCGGAGCCCTCGATTTCCTTGGCACCGAATCCTTCACGGACCTGGACATCACAGTCCCCGCTGATGCAGCCGTTGGCGCCTACAACCTCGTTGCTGTCATCGACTCGAATGATGCACTCGGCGAGTTCAACGAGAACAACAACGAGGCGGTTGACGCGGGGGTGGTGACGATTGTCGCCGAAGAACGCCTGTCCTCCGTTATTACCGCCACAACACTGCCTGTCAGCCTCCCCTACCAGCGAGAGTTCGTGGCCGAAGTCACCTTATCGATCACGAACAATGGCGTAATCATTCCTGCGGGTCAAGATATCAATGTCGACTTCTTCCTACGCAGCAGCTCCGGAGATACAGCTCCTATCGGCTCAGTCCTGATTGACCAACTGGATGGACTGGCCACTGGCGACACACAGGTCTTTGAGAATCTTCAAGTGACCATACCGTCGAGCATCGATATCACCGGTCAAGGCGTGATTGATCTCGCTCCCAACGAGGCTCTCGCATTCGAACTCATTGCGAACGTTGACACCGGGTCCGTGCTGGACTCCGAACCACGTGAAGCAGACAACGTAGGTTTCATCGGATTCACAGTTATAAACAGGGCAGACTTAGCCGTCGTCTTAGATAGTTTTACCGGCATCACCGATGGCCAGATCGTGAACAACTCAGTTGGCGCTTCGGGCACGGTCACGTTTGACATCAGAAACAATGGCATCAACACCCCAGGGTCTTCCTTCGATGAAGTTCCCTATCACGTCGTGCTGCGCCCGACTGGAGGCGGCCTTGACCGGGTCATCAGTGATCCAACCCTGACGATCAATCTCGAAGCTCTGGCACCCAACGCCGTAGAAACGATCACCGATCTCGATTTCAGCGTTCCAGATGACATCGCGCCGGGCGAATACCAGCTTATCGTCACCGTTAATTCTGAAAATGCAACTTCAGATGAAGCCAATGACGTTAATAACGAAGTGATCCTTGCCACAATCACAGTCGATGCCCCCGACCTCACCGCCACGATCACGGGCACGACCCTCCCCGCAGCCATCCCGCAGGCAGACTCGCCGGGCACGGTGACCGTTGATCTCATCAACAACGGTCTGGATGTGGGGTCCTCTGTCAACATCGATGTCGAGGTCTTTCTTCGCCCAACGACTGGCCCGGACATCTCTATTGGCACAGCCACTGGCATTGCCATCGATGGCCTTGCTACGGGATCGCCTCAATCAGAAGTCATCAACGTCAACATCCCCGCCTCACAGGACCTTGGCGAGTACACTCTGGTCGTCGTTGTCGACACTGGCGATGCCGTGACCGAAACCGACGAAACCAACAACGCCGTGACCGGCGACACCATCACCATCGCCGACGCTCCCGATCTGACCGGCGCAATCACGGCGACCAGCCTGCCTCTCGTGCTGGATCAGTCGGCGACCGCCGGGACCGTGACGGTTGATCTGATCAACAACGGTCTTACGGTGGGGAACCCTGTCGCCATCGATGTCGAGATCTTCCTCCGCTCCGCAGATGATTCAGGTGATATCAGCATCGGCACGTCCACTGGCATTGACATCAGCGACCTGACGGCAGGCTCCCCACAGTCGGCTGTCATTAGCATCAATATCCCCGCCGCACTAGCCCTCGGTACCTACACCCTGGTGGTCGCCGTCGATACCGGCGACTCGGTAGCCGAAACCGACGAAACCAACAACACCGTCACCGGCAGCACCATCACCATCGCCGACGGGCCCGATCTGACCGCCACAATCACCGGGAGCACTCTACCCACAGCAGTCGATCAGGCCGCTACCGCCGGAACCATCACGATCGACCTGATTAACAACGGCGTCGTCTTAGGCAATCCCGTTGTCATCGATATCCAGGTCGCTCTCCGACCCACCAGTGCGGTCGATGATTCAAACGACATCACCATCGGCTCGTCACTCGCCCTGGACGTGAGTGACCTCGCCGCAGGCACACCGCTAGGCGAGCTCATCAACGTCACCATCCCCGCGATGACCGCGCCCGATGACTACATCCTCATCGTCAAGATCGATACGGGCGATGATGTCGCCGAAACCAGCGAAGTCAACAACACCGTCACCGGCGACACCATCACCGTCAACGCACCCGACCTCACCGGTCAGTTCACTGCAGTATCCGGTTTCGAGCGGTTCCTCGTTTTGGGCGCGGACGATACCGGCAACTCAGTCACCCTCCGCATCGACAACGCCTTCCTGGCCATCCCGAGTGCGACAACCATCGACGTGAGCATCGTCCTCCGCCCCTCAGCGGCCACGGACGCCTCGGGTGATGTCCTCCTCAATACAGACACCATCGACATCAGTTCACTGGCCGCTGGCGGGTCCACCACGCCGACGGTGATCTCCGCCGACATCACCGGCAATCCCTCAACTCTCCCCGTCGGTGATTACAGGGTCATCGCCATCCTCGACACCGGCGATGCGGTCACGGAGCAAGACGAGACCAACAACCTTGTCATCGGCCCCACCGTGACGATCGTCCTCGGACCTGATCTGACGGGCACCCTCAGCCAGCCCGTTGTCAGCGGGTTCATTGACGGCGCAGGCGGCACCATCACCACCACACTCTCTCTGACCATCGGCCTCATTGATGTCCCCGGCGGACAGAGCGACATCACCGTGACCTTCGGGCTCAGAGCCGAAAGCGATCCGGGCACCGGCCCCTTCGTGACCCTGGGCACTACAACCGTGGTGATCGCTGGCGAAACCGTCGGGACGGTGATTGATACGGTCGTCAACCTGACACTCAATAGCTCCACCGCCGTCGGTCTCTACGAGGTTGTGGGCTTCATTGATTCCAGCACCACCGCCCTCACCGACCCCGGCGACCTAACGGAGGAGAACGAAACCAACAACATCGCCAGCGGGGCATTTATTACCGTCGGCGAACCCACCGTGGTCTCAGGCAATGAGATCGCTGACATCACCACCAACGCTTCGGCTGGTAATCAGACGATCAATCTCTTCGATGTCTTCGATCATGGCAGCAATCTCTACCGCACAACGCTTCTGAACACACTGGCGGGGCAGGCTGACAGTTTCTTCATCCAGCTGTTCGATGCTCAGGCCCCGAACACAGTGCTTAACTTTCTCAACTACGTCGAGAGGGGTGATTTCAACAGCTCTTTCTTCCAAAGACTAGCCTCAGGTTTCGTCCTCCAAGCGGGTGGCTTTACCTTCGATACCATCAGCGACCGACCGATTCGCGTCCAGACCGATGATCCTGTCGACAATGAGCCCGGTATATCCAACACCCGCGGCACGCTCGCGATGGCCAAGGTAGCGGACGACCCGAACTCGGCAACCAGCCAGTGGTTCATCAATCTCAGCGACGACAACGCTGGCGTGGACGCGATCACAACGCCGAATGGCCTCGATTTCCAGAACGGCGGCTTTACCGTCTTCGGCCAAGTGATCAAGGGCAGCATGGACCTGATCGACGCGATCGCGGACCGCACGCCGAGTGACCTCTCAAACACACTTGGCAGCGATGTGTTCTCCGAAACCCCTCTCATCGACTCGGCGCTCCCCGGCGGGCTCGAGGACAACCTGTTTATCTTCGAGTCTCTCAACGAAGACTTGGCGTTCTCTTTGAGCAATGACAACCCCGCCGTTGTCAATGCCGTCATCGATAACGTCACCGGCGAACTAACCCTCGACTTCGTCAATGGCGGCTCAGGCACGGCAACCATCACCGTCACCGCCACCGACTCCGATGGACTCACCGCGCAGGATACCTTCACGATCACAACCTCCGCAGAGCCCGACCTCAGCGGCGTAATCACCAACACAACACTAGACCCTGATGAACGCCTCCCCGTAGGCAGAACTCACAACTTCAACGCATCGGTAGAGCTGACCAATCCCAGCGCGACCGCCCTTTCCGCGAGCCAGCAGGTCGCCGTGACGTTCGTCCTCCGCCCCGAAGGATCACCTGTTAGCCTCAATGACATCATCCTAAGAACGCTCATCGTGAATGTCAGCAATCTGGCCCCGTCAGCCACCACCGCACTCAACAACGTCCGTCTGACCATCCCTGAGTTCATCCCACAGGACCGCTACGAGTTGCTGGCTATCATCGATTCAAGCAGCGATCTGGCAGAATCGAATGAAACCAACAACACGGCCTCCGCTGGCGCAGGCATCAACACAATCATCGAACTGGATCAACCCGCCTTCGATCTCGGCATCGCATTCGGGAGCGCCTTAGACCTCCCCTCAACAACACTCACCTCCGGTGATGGCACTCGAATCCGCGTCCCGATCGAGATCATCAACCTCGGCAATGACCGGATCCCCAACCGAGCCACGACCTTCGCCTCGTTCTACGCCAGGCCGTCTGGCTCAGCAGGCAGCAGCGAGGACATCCTGTTAACCGTGAATCGGTCCAGCTTTATCCGTGTCAACGCCAGCTCGCTCAACCCCGGACAGAGCAGACGCATCAACACAACCATCGAGTTGCCACCCGACATGCCGATCGATGATTATCGAATCATCGCCGTGCTAGACCCACTGGTCGGTGTCTTTGACCCGACAACTGGTGAGTTTAGATCGGAGAGCAACCTCACCGACACCGCGTTCACCAACAACGAAGTCGTCTCCATCGGCACCATCGATGTGGTCACAGGGTCTGTTGATTTCTCCGCCTCGATCCGTAGAGAAACGCTGCCAGACACGACGCTAGCTGCCGAAAGCATCCGAGCCACGGTCTCCGTAGACCTCACCAACGTGGGCAACATCCGCAGCGCCAACGGCGCTACTGCCACCATTGAGGTGCGAGCCATCCTAGGGAGCACCGAAGTTGTTCTGGGGAGCGCCGAGAATGTACGCCTACCCGCCATCAAACCAGGTCAGAGCAGGACGATCAACGTCAGGCTCGATCTCCCCGATGGGCTGCCTCAAAGCATGACGATGAGTTCTGAGACCTGGACGATCGAGGCCGAGATCGTTGAACTCAACGGCATCACCGATGACAACCCGAGCAACGACACGACTGACTTCACTATCGAGGTCGCCAACCGTGCCGTCGATCTCACCATCGCACTTGACGACACGACCGTTCCCGCTTCCGCCATCGGCGGGGGAGACGGTTCACCCATCCGGGTGCGTGCTACCGTCACCAACGAAGGCAGTGATCTCGTTCCCGCCGGATCGTCAGTTGAGGTTCGCGTCTACGCCAGCACAGATGGTGATCCAGCCAACACGGACAATGTCCTCCTGCCTAGCCACAACCGCCTCCAGGACGGGACCATCGTCAACCTCAGCAACTTACGCCCCGGCCAGTCCAAACGAGTCAACCTGACCGTCGCGGTCCCGCCAGGGACCAACACCAACATGCTTGATGATGGCAACTATTTCCTTATTGTCGAAGTTGATTCCCTCGATGAAGTCGAAGAATCCGACGGCACGCCCGCCAGCACCGTCGCTGAAGACAACAACACCGACACCAGCGCCGGCACGATCGCCATCGTCAACGGTGCTGTCGATATGGTTGCGAGCCTCGACCGCGTCAGCCTCCCACCGGCAGTCCTCAGAAGCCAGAGTTTCCGAGGTTCACTGCGCGTCATCATCGAGAACACCGGGACGACTGCTCTGGCTGCCGGGCAGAAGGTGGACATCGAAATCCAGATAGTCCGAATCAGTGGAGGGTCTGCCGTCACACGCGTGATTGGAACGGCTGAAAACGTGAGCGTGAGCCGTCTCGACGCCGCGAGAAGCATCTCACGCAACGTGCGCATCAGCTCGGATGGCCTGCCAAGCGATGGTGTCTATGAAGTCCGTGCCGTGATCAACCCTCAGACCAGCATCGACGAGGACAACACCGACAACAACACCTCTGCTCTGGATCAGGATGGCTCAACCGTGTCAATGGTTGTCTTAGGCGACGAATACAAAGACATCTCCTTAGCCTATGGCAGCAGGTTCTCGCTCCCAACATCGACCGTGATCGCAGGGTCCAACACCCGTTTGTCGATTCCGGTTGAACTGACCAATCTTGGCAATGTCAACTTCGACCGCGGAGCCACCGCCACGCTCACCTACTTCGCCCGGCCGATCAGTGGGGCCAGCGATGGCTCTGATGATTACAGGCTCAGCCTCACCAACAACCAGACCTCACTCACCACGAGCATCTCCAACCTGCGCCCGGGACAGGTCAAAAACGCCAACGCCAACGTCACCCTCCCAGGCGGAATGCCGACAGGTAACTACACCATCATCGTCGAAGCCACCGCAACCGGAGAGCGAACCAGCAACCTCCCGTATGCGGGAGCCCCTTCAGTGCTCGGTAACAACCGGCTCACTTCCACAACCCGCTTGACCGTCCTAAACGACAACACCACCGACCTCGCGATCAGCGCCACGACGAATGGCTTTGACTCTACAACGCCCCTTGTTGGCACAATCACCGCCATCATCAGCAATGTGGGGAGCACTCGAATTGCTGCCAACCAGTTGATCGACCTCCAGGTCATCGCGACCAACAACGCCACCACGGCCCAGACAACCCTGTTGACCGTCCAGGACGTCTCGATTGCCTCCCTCGCCTCGGGCTCATCGCTCGATCGCGCACTCGCGATCAATGCGTCAGCCCTCGCAACCGGAACCTACACCATCGAACTGATCGGCACCCCGAAGCCTTCGCTGATCGAAACCAGCTCATCCAACAACCGTACCACGGTCTTCTCCGACTTTAACAGAGCCTGA